Proteins co-encoded in one Neofelis nebulosa isolate mNeoNeb1 chromosome 2, mNeoNeb1.pri, whole genome shotgun sequence genomic window:
- the MMP23B gene encoding matrix metalloproteinase-23 isoform X1, translating into MGLGACVSSAASGARAQAGRLGAVLGALCLLPVLMMLARLGTPSARLAASAVQGDLAAPNPAGVLATPGPGPLPLQAPRRRRYTLTPARLRWDHFNLTYRILSFPRNLLSPSETRRGLATAFRMWSDVSPFSFREVAPEQPSDLRIGFYPVNHTDCLVSALHHCFDGPTGELAHAFFPPHGGIHFDDSEYWVLGPTRYSWKKGVWLTDLVHVAAHEIGHALGLMHSQHGRALMHLNATLRGWKTLSQDELWGLHRLYGCLDRLFVCTSWARRGFCDTRRRLMKRLCPSSCDFCYEFPFPTVAATAPPPRTKTRLVPEGRNVTFRCGQKILHKKGKVYWYKDQEPLEFSYPGYLALGEAHLSIIANAINEGTYTCVVRRRQRVLSTYSWRVRVRG; encoded by the exons ATGGGCCTCGGGGCCTGCGTGTCCTCGGCGGCGTCGGGGGCCCGAGCCCAGGCTGGCCGGCTGGGAGCTGTGCTGGGTGCCTTGTGCCTGCTGCCCGTGCTCATGATGCTGGCCCGGCTGGGGACCCCCTCGGCCCGGCTGGCAGCCAGCGCAGTGCAG GGAGATCTCGCCGCACCCAATCCCGCGGGTGTCCTCGCTACCCCGGGACCTGGTCCTCTGCCCCTCCAGGCGCCCCGCAGACGCCGCTACACGCTGACCCCCGCCAGGCTGCGCTGGGACCACTTCAACCTCACCTACAG gattctctccttcccacgGAACCTGCTGAGCCCCAGTGAGACCCGGCGGGGCCTGGCCACGGCCTTCCGCATGTGGAGCGACGTGTCCCCCTTCAGCTTCCGAGAGGTGGCCCCCGAGCAGCCCAGTGACCTCCGCATAG GCTTCTACCCCGTCAACCACACCGACTGCCTGGTCTCTGCCCTGCACCACTGCTTTGACGGCCCGACAGGCGAGCTGGCCCACGCCTTCTTCCCCCCGCACGGGGGCATCCACTTCGATGACAGCGAATACTGGGTCCTGGGCCCCACGCGCTACAGCTGGAAGAAAG GCGTTTGGCTCACCGACCTGGTGCACGTGGCGGCCCACGAGATCGGCCACGCGCTGGGCCTGATGCACTCGCAGCACGGCCGGGCTCTCATGCACCTCAACGCCACGCTGCGTGGCTGGAAGACGCTGTCGCAGGACGAGCTGTGGGGGCTGCACCGACTCTACG GCTGCCTGGACCGACTGTTTGTGTGCACATCCTGGGCACGGAGGGGGTTCTGTGACACCCGCCGGAGACTTATGAAGAGGCTCTGTCCCAGCAGCTGTGACTTCTGCTACG AGTTTCCCTTCCCCACGGTGGCTGCCACTGCACCGCCACCCAGGACCAAGACCAGGCTGGTGCCCGAGGGCCGGAACGTGACCTTCCGCTGCGGCCAGAAGATCCTCCACAAGAAAGGCAAAGTGTA CTGGTACAAGgaccaggagcccctggaattCTCCTACCCTGGCTACCTGGCGCTGGGCGAGGCGCATCTGAGCATCATCGCCAACGCCATCAACGAGGGCACGTACACGTGCGTGGTGCGCCGGCGGCAGCGGGTGCTCAGCACCTACTCCTGGCGGGTCCGCGTGCGGGGCTGA
- the MMP23B gene encoding matrix metalloproteinase-23 isoform X2, giving the protein MGLGACVSSAASGARAQAGRLGAVLGALCLLPVLMMLARLGTPSARLAASAVQAPRRRRYTLTPARLRWDHFNLTYRILSFPRNLLSPSETRRGLATAFRMWSDVSPFSFREVAPEQPSDLRIGFYPVNHTDCLVSALHHCFDGPTGELAHAFFPPHGGIHFDDSEYWVLGPTRYSWKKGVWLTDLVHVAAHEIGHALGLMHSQHGRALMHLNATLRGWKTLSQDELWGLHRLYGCLDRLFVCTSWARRGFCDTRRRLMKRLCPSSCDFCYEFPFPTVAATAPPPRTKTRLVPEGRNVTFRCGQKILHKKGKVYWYKDQEPLEFSYPGYLALGEAHLSIIANAINEGTYTCVVRRRQRVLSTYSWRVRVRG; this is encoded by the exons ATGGGCCTCGGGGCCTGCGTGTCCTCGGCGGCGTCGGGGGCCCGAGCCCAGGCTGGCCGGCTGGGAGCTGTGCTGGGTGCCTTGTGCCTGCTGCCCGTGCTCATGATGCTGGCCCGGCTGGGGACCCCCTCGGCCCGGCTGGCAGCCAGCGCAGTGCAG GCGCCCCGCAGACGCCGCTACACGCTGACCCCCGCCAGGCTGCGCTGGGACCACTTCAACCTCACCTACAG gattctctccttcccacgGAACCTGCTGAGCCCCAGTGAGACCCGGCGGGGCCTGGCCACGGCCTTCCGCATGTGGAGCGACGTGTCCCCCTTCAGCTTCCGAGAGGTGGCCCCCGAGCAGCCCAGTGACCTCCGCATAG GCTTCTACCCCGTCAACCACACCGACTGCCTGGTCTCTGCCCTGCACCACTGCTTTGACGGCCCGACAGGCGAGCTGGCCCACGCCTTCTTCCCCCCGCACGGGGGCATCCACTTCGATGACAGCGAATACTGGGTCCTGGGCCCCACGCGCTACAGCTGGAAGAAAG GCGTTTGGCTCACCGACCTGGTGCACGTGGCGGCCCACGAGATCGGCCACGCGCTGGGCCTGATGCACTCGCAGCACGGCCGGGCTCTCATGCACCTCAACGCCACGCTGCGTGGCTGGAAGACGCTGTCGCAGGACGAGCTGTGGGGGCTGCACCGACTCTACG GCTGCCTGGACCGACTGTTTGTGTGCACATCCTGGGCACGGAGGGGGTTCTGTGACACCCGCCGGAGACTTATGAAGAGGCTCTGTCCCAGCAGCTGTGACTTCTGCTACG AGTTTCCCTTCCCCACGGTGGCTGCCACTGCACCGCCACCCAGGACCAAGACCAGGCTGGTGCCCGAGGGCCGGAACGTGACCTTCCGCTGCGGCCAGAAGATCCTCCACAAGAAAGGCAAAGTGTA CTGGTACAAGgaccaggagcccctggaattCTCCTACCCTGGCTACCTGGCGCTGGGCGAGGCGCATCTGAGCATCATCGCCAACGCCATCAACGAGGGCACGTACACGTGCGTGGTGCGCCGGCGGCAGCGGGTGCTCAGCACCTACTCCTGGCGGGTCCGCGTGCGGGGCTGA
- the MIB2 gene encoding E3 ubiquitin-protein ligase MIB2 isoform X2, which produces MDPDPQAGVQVGMRVVRGVDWKWGQQDGGEGGVGTVVELGRHGSPSTPDRTVVVQWDHGTRTNYRAGYQGAHDLLLYDNAQIGVRHPNIVCDCCKKHGLRGMRWKCRVCFDYDLCTQCYMHGKHDLTHAFERYETAHSRPVTLSPRQGLPRIPLRGIFQGAKVVRGPDWEWGSQDGGEGKPGRVVDIRGWDVETGRSVASVTWADGTTNVYRVGHKGKVDLKCVGEAAGGFYYKEHLPRLGKPAELQRRVSADGQPFQHGDKVKCLLDTDILREMQEGHGGWNPRMAEHNAFWVGDVVRVIDDLDTVKRLQAGHGEWTDDMAPALGRVGKVVKVFRDGNLRVAVGGQLWTFSPSCLVAYRPEEDANLDVAERARENKSSLSVALDKLRAQKSDLEHPGRLVVEVALGSMAGALDLLRRHPEQVDAKNQGRTALQVAAYLGQVELVRLLLQARAGADLPDDEGNTALHYAALGNQPEAARALLSSGCGANALNGTRSAALHVAVRRGFLEVVRVLCERGCDVNLPDAHADTPLHCAISAGAGASGIVEVLTEVPGIDVTATNSQGFTLLHHAALKGHTLAVRKILARARQLVDAKKEDGFTALHLAALNNHREVIQILIREGRCDVNVRNRQLQSALHLAVQQAHVGLVPLLVDAGCSVNAEDEEGDTALHVALQRHQLLPLAADGAGGDPGPLQLLSRLQASGLPGSGELTVGAAVACFLALEGADVSYANHRGRSPLDLAAEGRVLKALQGCAQRFRERHAGGGGGAAPGPRLVLGTPNTVTNLHVAAPSGPEAAECLVCSELALLVLFSPCQHRTVCEECARRMKKCIRCQVVIGKKLRPDGTEVAGAPPAPGPPRQLVEELQSRYRQMEERITCPICIDSHIRLVFQCGHGACAPCGAALSACPICRQPIRDRIQIFV; this is translated from the exons ATGGACCCAGACCCCCAGGCAGGCGTGCAGGTGGGCATGCGTGTGGTGCGCGGCGTGGACTGGAAGTGGGGCCAGCAGGATGGCGGCGAGGGCGGCGTGGGCACTGTGGTGGAGCTTGGCCGCCACGGAAGCCCCTCGACCCCTGACCGCACGGTAGTCGTGCAGTGGGACCACGGCACCCGCACCAACTACCGCGCAGGCTACCAGGGCGCGCACGACCTGCTGCTCTACGACAACGCCCAGATCG gcgTCCGCCACCCCAACATTGTCTGTGACTGCTGCAAGAAGCATGGCCTGCGGGGTATGCGCTGGAAGTGCCGCGTCTGCTTCGACTACGACCTGTGCACGCAGTGCTACATGCACGGCAAGCACGACCTCACCCACGCCTTCGAGCGCTACGAGACGGCCCACTCGCGCCC GGTCACGCTGAGTCCCCGCCAGGGCCTCCCCAGGATCCCGCTGAGGGGCATCTTCCAGGGGGCGAAGGTGGTACGGGGTCCCGACTGGGAGTGGGGCTCGCAGGACG GCGGGGAAGGGAAGCCAGGCCGAGTGGTGGacatccgtggctgggatgtggaGACAGGCCGGAGCGTGGCCAGTGTGACGTGGGCAGATGGCACCACCAATGTGTACCGAGTGGGCCACAAGGGCAAGGTGGACCTCAAGTGTGTAGGCGAGGCGGCTGGTGGCTTCTACTACAAGGAGCACCTGCCAAGGCTCG GCAAGCCGGCAGAGCTGCAGCGCAGGGTGAGTGCTGATGGCCAGCCTTTCCAGCACGGGGACAAGGTTAAATGTCTGCTGGACACAGACATCCTGAGGGAGATGCAGGAAGGCCACGGCGGGTGGAACCCCAGGATGGCGGAG CACAACGCCTTCTGGGTGGGTGACGTGGTGCGGGTCATTGATGACCTTGACACGGTGAAGCGGCTACAAGCTGGGCACGGCGAGTGGACAGATGACATGGCCCCT gCCCTGGGCCGCGTCGGGAAGGTGGTAAAAGTTTTCAGAGACGGTAACCTGCGTGTGGCAGTCGGCGGCCAGCTGTGGACCTTCAGCCCCTCCTGCCTGGTGGCCTACCGCCCTGAGGAAGATGCCAACCTGGACGTAGCAGAGCGTGCCAGGGAGAACAAAA gctccctgagtgTTGCCCTGGACAAGCTTCGAGCCCAGAAGAGCGACCTTGAGCATCCAGGGAGACTGGTGGTGGAGGTGGCCCTAGGCAGTATGGCCGGGGCTCTGGACCTGCTGAGGAGGCACCCGGAGCAG GTGGACGCCAAGAACCAGGGCAGGACCGCCCTGCAGGTGGCTGCCTACCTGGGCCAGGTGGAGCTGGTGCGGCTGCTGCTGCAGGCACGGGCGGGCGCAGACCTGCCCGACGATGAGGGCAACACGGCGCTGCACTACGCGGCCCTGGG GAACCAGCCGGAGGCTGCCCGGGCGCTCCTGAGCTCCGGGTGCGGGGCCAATGCCCTTAACGGCACCCGGAGCGCAGCGCTGCATGTGGCCGTGCGGAGGGGCTTTCTGGAGGTGGTGAGGGTCCTGTGTGAGCGCGGCTGTGACGTCAATCTGCCT GACGCCCATGCGGACACACCCCTGCACTGTGCCATCTCGGCGGGCGCCGGCGCCAGCGGCATCGTGGAGGTCCTCACTGAGGTGCCGGGCATCGACGTCACCGCCACCAACAGCCAGGGCTTCACCCTGCTGCACCACGCGGCCCTCAAGGGCCACACACT AGCTGTCAGGAAGATCCTAGCTCGGGCACGTCAGCTGGTGGATGCCAAGAAAGAGGACGGCTTCACGGCCTTGCACCTGGCCGCCCTCAACAACCACCGGGAGGTGATCCAGATTCTCATCCGAGAG ggccGCTGTGACGTGAACGTCCGCAACCGGCAGCTCCAGTCCGCACTGCACCTGGCGGTGCAGCAGGCCCACGTGGGCCTCGTGCCGCTGCTGGTGGACGCTGGCTGCAGCGTCAATGCCGAGGATGAGGAGGGGGACACGGCCTTGCACGTGGCACTGCAGCGTCACCAGCTGCTGCCCCTGGCGGCCGATGGGGCCGGGGGGGACCCGGGGCCCTTGCAGCTGCTGTCCAGG CTACAGGCCTCCGGCCTCCCGGGCAGCGGGGAGCTGACGGTGGGCGCGGCGGTCGCGTGCTTCCTGGCGCTGGAGGGCGCCGACGTGAGCTACGCCAACCACCGCGGCCGGAGCCCCCTGGACCTGGCCGCCGAGGGCCGCGTGCTCAAGGCCCTGCAGGGCTGCGCGCAGCGCTTCCG GGAGCGGCacgcgggcggcggcgggggcgcggcCCCGGGCCCCAGGCTGGTGCTCGGCACCCCCAACACCGTGACGAACCTGCACGTGGCCGCGCCGTCGGGGCCCGAGGCCGCCGAGTGCCTGGTGTGCTCGGAGCTGGCGCTGCTGGTGTTGTTCTCGCCGTGCCAGCATCGCACGGTGTGCGAGG AGTGTGCGCGCAGGATGAAGAAGTGCATCAGGTGCCAGGTGGTCATCGGCAAGAAGCTGCGCCCAG ACGGCACGGAGGTGGCCGGCGCGCCCCCTGCGCCCGGCCCGCCGCGGCAGCTGGTGGAGGAGCTCCAGAGCCGCTACCGGCAGATGGAAGAACGCATCACCTGCCCCATCTGCATCGACAGCCACATCCGCCTCGTGTTCCAGTGCGGCCACGGCGCGTGCGCGCCCTGCGGCGCCGCGCTCAGCGCCTGCCCCATTTGCCGCCAGCCCATCCGCGACCGCATCCAGATCTTCGTGTAG
- the MIB2 gene encoding E3 ubiquitin-protein ligase MIB2 isoform X1 — MDPDPQAGVQVGMRVVRGVDWKWGQQDGGEGGVGTVVELGRHGSPSTPDRTVVVQWDHGTRTNYRAGYQGAHDLLLYDNAQIGVRHPNIVCDCCKKHGLRGMRWKCRVCFDYDLCTQCYMHGKHDLTHAFERYETAHSRPVTLSPRQGLPRIPLRGIFQGAKVVRGPDWEWGSQDGGEGKPGRVVDIRGWDVETGRSVASVTWADGTTNVYRVGHKGKVDLKCVGEAAGGFYYKEHLPRLGKPAELQRRVSADGQPFQHGDKVKCLLDTDILREMQEGHGGWNPRMAEFIGQTGTVHRITERGDVRVQFGHETRWTFHPGALTKHNAFWVGDVVRVIDDLDTVKRLQAGHGEWTDDMAPALGRVGKVVKVFRDGNLRVAVGGQLWTFSPSCLVAYRPEEDANLDVAERARENKSSLSVALDKLRAQKSDLEHPGRLVVEVALGSMAGALDLLRRHPEQVDAKNQGRTALQVAAYLGQVELVRLLLQARAGADLPDDEGNTALHYAALGNQPEAARALLSSGCGANALNGTRSAALHVAVRRGFLEVVRVLCERGCDVNLPDAHADTPLHCAISAGAGASGIVEVLTEVPGIDVTATNSQGFTLLHHAALKGHTLAVRKILARARQLVDAKKEDGFTALHLAALNNHREVIQILIREGRCDVNVRNRQLQSALHLAVQQAHVGLVPLLVDAGCSVNAEDEEGDTALHVALQRHQLLPLAADGAGGDPGPLQLLSRLQASGLPGSGELTVGAAVACFLALEGADVSYANHRGRSPLDLAAEGRVLKALQGCAQRFRERHAGGGGGAAPGPRLVLGTPNTVTNLHVAAPSGPEAAECLVCSELALLVLFSPCQHRTVCEECARRMKKCIRCQVVIGKKLRPDGTEVAGAPPAPGPPRQLVEELQSRYRQMEERITCPICIDSHIRLVFQCGHGACAPCGAALSACPICRQPIRDRIQIFV; from the exons ATGGACCCAGACCCCCAGGCAGGCGTGCAGGTGGGCATGCGTGTGGTGCGCGGCGTGGACTGGAAGTGGGGCCAGCAGGATGGCGGCGAGGGCGGCGTGGGCACTGTGGTGGAGCTTGGCCGCCACGGAAGCCCCTCGACCCCTGACCGCACGGTAGTCGTGCAGTGGGACCACGGCACCCGCACCAACTACCGCGCAGGCTACCAGGGCGCGCACGACCTGCTGCTCTACGACAACGCCCAGATCG gcgTCCGCCACCCCAACATTGTCTGTGACTGCTGCAAGAAGCATGGCCTGCGGGGTATGCGCTGGAAGTGCCGCGTCTGCTTCGACTACGACCTGTGCACGCAGTGCTACATGCACGGCAAGCACGACCTCACCCACGCCTTCGAGCGCTACGAGACGGCCCACTCGCGCCC GGTCACGCTGAGTCCCCGCCAGGGCCTCCCCAGGATCCCGCTGAGGGGCATCTTCCAGGGGGCGAAGGTGGTACGGGGTCCCGACTGGGAGTGGGGCTCGCAGGACG GCGGGGAAGGGAAGCCAGGCCGAGTGGTGGacatccgtggctgggatgtggaGACAGGCCGGAGCGTGGCCAGTGTGACGTGGGCAGATGGCACCACCAATGTGTACCGAGTGGGCCACAAGGGCAAGGTGGACCTCAAGTGTGTAGGCGAGGCGGCTGGTGGCTTCTACTACAAGGAGCACCTGCCAAGGCTCG GCAAGCCGGCAGAGCTGCAGCGCAGGGTGAGTGCTGATGGCCAGCCTTTCCAGCACGGGGACAAGGTTAAATGTCTGCTGGACACAGACATCCTGAGGGAGATGCAGGAAGGCCACGGCGGGTGGAACCCCAGGATGGCGGAG TTTATCGGACAGACGGGCACCGTGCACCGCATCACGGAGCGTGGGGATGTGCGCGTGCAGTTCGGCCATGAGACCCGCTGGACCTTCCACCCTGGGGCTCTCACCAAG CACAACGCCTTCTGGGTGGGTGACGTGGTGCGGGTCATTGATGACCTTGACACGGTGAAGCGGCTACAAGCTGGGCACGGCGAGTGGACAGATGACATGGCCCCT gCCCTGGGCCGCGTCGGGAAGGTGGTAAAAGTTTTCAGAGACGGTAACCTGCGTGTGGCAGTCGGCGGCCAGCTGTGGACCTTCAGCCCCTCCTGCCTGGTGGCCTACCGCCCTGAGGAAGATGCCAACCTGGACGTAGCAGAGCGTGCCAGGGAGAACAAAA gctccctgagtgTTGCCCTGGACAAGCTTCGAGCCCAGAAGAGCGACCTTGAGCATCCAGGGAGACTGGTGGTGGAGGTGGCCCTAGGCAGTATGGCCGGGGCTCTGGACCTGCTGAGGAGGCACCCGGAGCAG GTGGACGCCAAGAACCAGGGCAGGACCGCCCTGCAGGTGGCTGCCTACCTGGGCCAGGTGGAGCTGGTGCGGCTGCTGCTGCAGGCACGGGCGGGCGCAGACCTGCCCGACGATGAGGGCAACACGGCGCTGCACTACGCGGCCCTGGG GAACCAGCCGGAGGCTGCCCGGGCGCTCCTGAGCTCCGGGTGCGGGGCCAATGCCCTTAACGGCACCCGGAGCGCAGCGCTGCATGTGGCCGTGCGGAGGGGCTTTCTGGAGGTGGTGAGGGTCCTGTGTGAGCGCGGCTGTGACGTCAATCTGCCT GACGCCCATGCGGACACACCCCTGCACTGTGCCATCTCGGCGGGCGCCGGCGCCAGCGGCATCGTGGAGGTCCTCACTGAGGTGCCGGGCATCGACGTCACCGCCACCAACAGCCAGGGCTTCACCCTGCTGCACCACGCGGCCCTCAAGGGCCACACACT AGCTGTCAGGAAGATCCTAGCTCGGGCACGTCAGCTGGTGGATGCCAAGAAAGAGGACGGCTTCACGGCCTTGCACCTGGCCGCCCTCAACAACCACCGGGAGGTGATCCAGATTCTCATCCGAGAG ggccGCTGTGACGTGAACGTCCGCAACCGGCAGCTCCAGTCCGCACTGCACCTGGCGGTGCAGCAGGCCCACGTGGGCCTCGTGCCGCTGCTGGTGGACGCTGGCTGCAGCGTCAATGCCGAGGATGAGGAGGGGGACACGGCCTTGCACGTGGCACTGCAGCGTCACCAGCTGCTGCCCCTGGCGGCCGATGGGGCCGGGGGGGACCCGGGGCCCTTGCAGCTGCTGTCCAGG CTACAGGCCTCCGGCCTCCCGGGCAGCGGGGAGCTGACGGTGGGCGCGGCGGTCGCGTGCTTCCTGGCGCTGGAGGGCGCCGACGTGAGCTACGCCAACCACCGCGGCCGGAGCCCCCTGGACCTGGCCGCCGAGGGCCGCGTGCTCAAGGCCCTGCAGGGCTGCGCGCAGCGCTTCCG GGAGCGGCacgcgggcggcggcgggggcgcggcCCCGGGCCCCAGGCTGGTGCTCGGCACCCCCAACACCGTGACGAACCTGCACGTGGCCGCGCCGTCGGGGCCCGAGGCCGCCGAGTGCCTGGTGTGCTCGGAGCTGGCGCTGCTGGTGTTGTTCTCGCCGTGCCAGCATCGCACGGTGTGCGAGG AGTGTGCGCGCAGGATGAAGAAGTGCATCAGGTGCCAGGTGGTCATCGGCAAGAAGCTGCGCCCAG ACGGCACGGAGGTGGCCGGCGCGCCCCCTGCGCCCGGCCCGCCGCGGCAGCTGGTGGAGGAGCTCCAGAGCCGCTACCGGCAGATGGAAGAACGCATCACCTGCCCCATCTGCATCGACAGCCACATCCGCCTCGTGTTCCAGTGCGGCCACGGCGCGTGCGCGCCCTGCGGCGCCGCGCTCAGCGCCTGCCCCATTTGCCGCCAGCCCATCCGCGACCGCATCCAGATCTTCGTGTAG